The Balaenoptera acutorostrata chromosome 6, mBalAcu1.1, whole genome shotgun sequence genome includes the window GATCATATCTCATACCTTAAACAAAACCTGATATTTTGGTCTTTGATAAATTTGGCATTATACAATATTGACGTTTCTTTGGACTCCAGCCTCTGCAAATATTAAGCTCAAAGTCAGGACTGAGCAGACGGCAGTTTAGGGCCTTTGGTCTAGGCAAGGAGGGAGGAGTAGGAAAGTTCAAAGATTATAGAAAGGTTGAAGCCGGTAGAAATGAGAAAgttggcaggcaggcagggaggaaggcAACTACAGGTGTCAGAATTCAGGGTAAAACAGATACCAGAGAGCCAAAAGGACTTGCTATAAGAGAGAATAATCATGCAGAGAAGTAATCCAAAGTATTAGTCATCATTGGCTACACTCTTGTATGAGCTGGGACATTGATTATCAAAGTGTGATCCTCTGAGCAGCAGCATTGCTGTCACTTAttagcttgttagaaatacaaattcatgGGTTCCACCTTGatctactgaattagaatctctgTGGCTGGGGCCAGAAAGTTGTGTTTGAACACCTCTGAATTAGAGATACACAGCAGTAAGAAGCAGGAGGGAGCAAAGCAGAGTTATGGAGGCTTGACTGACTGctacatatatttaataaaaattgaattGAAAGTGCCTGGCATTGTGTTAGGTGCTGGTAATACAGAGATGAAAAGATAGAGTGTTGAGTTTGAAGAATCTAAGGCACATCTAAATGGTAGTGTCTTTAGATGATAGGAAGCACAGTTGGCCTGTAACTCAGGAAAGAAATCTGGTCTTAAGAGTTATCAGTCCATATAGCAATAGCTAAAACCCTGGGAGCTGATGGCCTTGGGTGGGGTAGGGTTGAGTTGTGGGGTGGCAATGTGGAGTGAGGAACAAGAGGGTCAAGTGTCTGAGATTCCTTGATGTCTTTATTAACCACTCTCTTCCCAACCAGCAGCAGGATCCAGTTGATCTGACcactttgtatttatcctgttaCTGAAGAGGGGATCCCTGCTGTAAATAGTATGAGATGGCCAAACACACAACATCTGACATAGTCAGATGAGATGGGCAGCAGTTTATTAGTCACAGATACTCACAGCCTGTGAGGAGGAGGACACAACATGCTATGCAGGGCCACATGAAGGTTGCTCTTGGAAGCAGAGTGCTGTGGGCTGTGGGCAGGCTTTGTAATGACAAGAGAGTGAGGTGACCCTTGATTCCTGTTGGAGGGTGTAGTTTGAAGAATATCTCAGGCTGGGCAGAGAGATGAAACCTATAGGTTGAGGATCAGGTGGGGTGAGGCTGGTTCAGTTGATCAGGGAGCTatctgggtggggaacaggggAACTCATGGTAAGCAAGGTAGCACACGGAATTTCAGATTTTACAATTCATCAGCACACATGGAAAACCCATTTCTCAGCCCTCTTCTTTTAGTGGAGCTTCTCCCACAGCCTGATATTcagttctccccaccccaccccacccccaccccgtttctcattctctctctctctctctctctcactcacacacacacacagaaacagacacatgtCTTTTTGAATCAACAATAGATTTGGACAGTCTTCCTGGCTGTGAATTCAGCTGGTAGTTACATTAACACCCCAGGGCCCTAGGCTAGAGAGAGGAAAGTGCCCTGTGTTCCTTGAGTGATCCAGATACCAAGACTTGGCATTCCCAGTCAGAGTCTGGAGACCTAGGCCTTTGCTTATCTGTGTATATAGGATCACAGATATTtgagaaggcagagagaaaaagagagcctACATAAGCAGCCAAGAAGAATGGAAAGAGTAGTTGGAAGAGAAGCAGGAAAGTTGTTTGATAAAAGAAGCTACCCAATAAGGATGGAGTGGTTGAGAAAGACATGCAGCCGGGAGCTCCAGAAGAAATGGACTGAAGTGATTATTGGATTTATCATTTGGGAGGTATTTGTGCTACCTTACTAGAGCAGTTTTGATGGAATCTGTGTATAGATATGTGTGGGGAAAGGGTAGGCGAAAGATAGATGAAGCCATGTAACAGTGGGAGTAGATATTGAAGTACTTATGGGAGAAATTATGTCCTTTAAATACTCCAGAAACATCAACAGAAATTTAGTGGGGTTGGATTGGGGAATcatgaaaaagaacagagaaatattGATAATTGTTGGAGCTATCTTATGGGGCCTCATTATTCTATTACTAAACTATTTTTTCTAACTTGCGATATGTTTGAAAGGTCAATAATAAATGAGTGTTTCCTATGGACCAGAAGGGGCCATGCAGGAGAGAAGGCCATCATGGGGACATTTGTGAGGGGGCAAGGAGACCTTAGGGCAAAGAGGATAGAAGTGAATCATCTAAAGACAAGGAGCTGAGGAAGAAACTGAAATATGTTCCAACCCTCCCAACTCTGTCACCTCTGCAGGAGAACAGCAGGAGACAGGAGCCCAGCAGGGGATCTTTAAAGGGCCCCTTGAGAGAAAGCATCAACTTTAATAATCTGCCAGGCCCATTCATGGAATCAGCTTTAATTGCCTGCTTGGCAAGACTGAAGCCACTGAACTAGTAAAGAACTGTTTTATCCCTTtacctcccctctccttctcacTCCCTCTGCTCCCCACTTCCCCACCCAGCTTCATTCTATAGGGGGAGCAAACCTTCAGGTAGCAAGTGAAGGAGAATATGAGCAGAAGCCCCATTCCAGCCTGCAGGGTAGGAAGGATGAGGGTGGGAAGATGATTTGATGCTAAATTAAGTTCAGAGGTTTGACCATTTCATGGaactgtacattctttttttttttaaagtatttgtttatttatttatttatggctgtgttgggtcttcgtttctgtgcgagggctttctctagttgtggcaagcgggggccactcttcaccgccgtgcgcgggcctctcactatcgcggcctctcgttgcggagcacaggctcctgacgcgcaggctcagtaattgtggctcacgggcccagctgctccgcggcacgtgggatcttcccagaccagggctcgaacccgtgtcccctgcattggcaggcagattctcaaccactgcgccaccagggaagcccggaactgTACATTCTAATTATTGAATTGAGACCTGTGTTTATAACAAGATTACAGTAGGACTGTCTATTAAGAATGAGTGGAAAAGTATAAGAGGCGGGAGTTGAATCAAGGGATGGTGGAAGACAACTAATGTTTTGATCACCAGCTGTGCTTCAAGGTTGTGGACTGTACCATTTATATTTCTAGCTGTATTTCTATATTGTGGTCCCATTGTCAGCTGACATTCAGCCTGTCCCAACAAACTCGTTCTCTCCCTTCCCACTAATTCCTGTTTCCTAccttcctttctatttcttttttttctttcataattgagATTTTATTGGTTGTTTCGAGGATCAGTACACAGACATTTCAATTTGTACACAATTCTCAACATACATACCAAAAACCTAAAAAATCATGTAGTTGTGATTCTTTTCTGAACAGTTATTCCAGTGACTTTCCAGCTTAAAATTTGGGGGCAAATTTTCCTTCACAGGATATCAAGTAcctatatcttcaaatattgatATGCTGTTACATCGTTAAGTCCCACTAATTCACAATTTAATATCATATACACTACATACTCAAATTGTCCATCGTTCACAGCACATTAACAGTTACTAGAAGAACTGGACTACCACTACCAAAGATGTTACAGAGTGCACAAAATTCTGCCCAGGAGAGCCAAGATCAAGGGGTGAGTGGTTTGCTTTAGGAAACAATTCTACCAAAAACAACGTGGGAAGAGAAGTAATTTAAAGTGTTTAAGACATTAAATGCACAACTGCCATTTAGTATGCTTTGTATTATAGGGTATAAAAGCTATCCTCCATCTGTGGAATGTTAAGCTGACACCCAAGACAATCAGAGCCTCCCATATTCAATATCCCACTATTTTCTGGTtgtaccaaaaaataaacaaccagcaAATGATTTCACctcttaaaaaaaagcatttacacttaaaaaatgggatGAGGTGggattccttcctttttaaaaatgtttctagagcTACTAAAAAACTTGCAATTACAAAATAGTTGATAAAAATATTCCTCTGGATTGTACAAGAAGGGAAACAGGGACCACTGATAGGACCAGGTGTGTGATATTAATCAgacttggcttctttctctcctgcttcatCAGAAGCTGGGCTCTCCTCATTTTTAGTTTCTCCATTTTCTGCAGGTAAGTCTTCTTTAGTCTCTTGGTTAGCCACGTCAGCCTGTTTTCCCTTTGCTacccttttcccttttgtttgcaCTTTTTTGTCGGAAGATTTATCCTTTCCTACCGCCTTTTTTGGCTTCGTTTCCACTTTTGCAGGAGCTGGATTAGCTGACAACCTCGCCGATCTCCTCTTGGGCTCCTCCTTCGCCGCTCCCTCGGCGGAGCTGACCTTCCTCTTGGGCATCGTGGTGGCGGGGCGGGCGCGTGCCGGGTGCCTGCGGGCCGCGGCGCGCCGAGAGCCTTCGCGAAGCTGGGCTGCCTGGCCGCTGCCGCTCCTCCCGCCGCCCGAACTGCTGGAACCCAACCCCTTTCTATTTCTGACAGCATCATCTTTCTAGTCCCTTAGGCTCAAAATCTGGGAGGTAATCTTGATTCTTCAGATAACAAGCCTATTGATTTTTCCTAATATTAGACTCCTGGATCTACCACTCACTGACTGTGGGGCCTGGCGCAGTGTAGGAATGTGTTCTGCGATGCCTACAACCCACTTATTTGCTGTTTCTACTGGTAGCACCTGATGAAGGTGTTCATATTTGTactctgtgaatgtgaccttatggCTGCACCTGACTAGTCCAGCAATCAAGAACAGCTTGATGGTTAGATATGCTGGGGCAATCTTATTCCCTCTCAAGAATGTGAACCAATACCATTTTTTTGTTGCTGAACAATTTTGAGAAGGTTTTTGTTCCTAGTGACTAAACCAGCTCTGAAGGGAACAGACTCAATATTTAATCCCTCTGAGCCTTAATCTCCATGTTTGTAACATTTAGTCCTTACCTATACTAGTAGTGTCATGCTAGGCAATTTACTATTTCTAAGCAGTGTCATTTTTAGAAATTGAAGTATGATTcatgtaccataaaattcaccatttaaaaagaTGCACaattcagatattttttaaaaatcatattcacAAGTTTGTGCAACTGTTCCCACTATCTcactccagaacattttcatcatcccagaaagAAAGCTCATACCTTTTAGCAATcacttttcattctcttcttccccccatcactggaaaccactaatctactttctgtctccatgtatttgcctattctggatattttatatagatggaaccacacaatatgtggccttttgtgtctggcttctttcacttagcacaatgctttcaaggttcatctgtgttgtagtatgtatcagtacttccttcctttctaaggctgaataatcttccattgtatagatattgccagttaatggacatttaggttgtttatactttttggctattataaacaatgctgctatgaacacctgtgtacaggttttttgtgtgtgtgtctgtgaatatatgttttcatttctctttgatatatacctaggagtagaattttgGTGTCAAAtattaactctatgtttaactttttgaggaactggcaAACTGTTTTCCGTATTGGTTATACCATTTACCTTCTCATGAGCATTGTCTGAaggtcccaatttctccacatcctcactaacacttgttattttcttttctttttttttttaattgtatcctTCCTGgtaggtatgaagtggtatctcattgtggtttttattaattttctttttcaaataattttattt containing:
- the LOC103020237 gene encoding non-histone chromosomal protein HMG-14-like, producing the protein MPKRKVSSAEGAAKEEPKRRSARLSANPAPAKVETKPKKAVGKDKSSDKKVQTKGKRVAKGKQADVANQETKEDLPAENGETKNEESPASDEAGEKEAKSD